TTCATGATGTTAGGTGCCATTAGCCATTGCATGGAGGATATCCTAGAAAGTAACCCGGATGCTCCAGGTGTAATGGTAAGTGAATTAGTGGAACGAACCCACTCCTCTAAGTCAGCTGCTTCCAAAATGTTAAGAACACTAGAGGAAAAAGGATACACAGAAAGAGTAACGGATAATAAGGACCGCAGAGTAGTTTATGTTAAGTTAAGCGAAAGCGGTGAAAAAATTTTACAGAATGCTTTTGAACATTTGCAGAATTTTGTAGATAAGACATTAAAAAAACTGGGTGAGGAAGATGGACGGGAGTTTGTCAGGATATTAAATAAATTCTACCAGATTTTATACGATGAAATGAAAGAGCAATATTGTGAAGGGCATCAGGAAAATCAAAATTTACAAAAGACAGAAACAGAAAGGAGTTAAGGAATGCT
The nucleotide sequence above comes from Anaerocolumna cellulosilytica. Encoded proteins:
- a CDS encoding MarR family winged helix-turn-helix transcriptional regulator, with the protein product MDIELTREFVTVLGKVKKLFHKNKPQGTVHSGEFMMLGAISHCMEDILESNPDAPGVMVSELVERTHSSKSAASKMLRTLEEKGYTERVTDNKDRRVVYVKLSESGEKILQNAFEHLQNFVDKTLKKLGEEDGREFVRILNKFYQILYDEMKEQYCEGHQENQNLQKTETERS